A genomic segment from Aegilops tauschii subsp. strangulata cultivar AL8/78 chromosome 1, Aet v6.0, whole genome shotgun sequence encodes:
- the LOC109777540 gene encoding uncharacterized protein isoform X1, whose translation MFLLVARPSAALLPAGWPVFYLWMVVHVTPVPKKYGTLCPCLSLMRSLPLMDCSCSSDKEPDSLLIDNVKQAVLHGLQDALGKSKNDDISGLKLSVIREGVAAALKESLSQYNICFDCDDTDPHIRIMIQEAVEEGLKAYGYQIPKKDSKSGESPSLMSGHAHSTGAEFSAHGAASWDPGFGLPGSSQPNDPSDEEFDPRLLALMRYVGHCVTKSVGIGFEDALKRKLQPDSGEPTLNQDEEADDEPDEDWTFSDARFARQNRRFRKSEEKKEQKRREQDAKYTKLMKEKAARAEEARKEDRLEFIKEGVLGLQKSLGKVGESVDAGFNKSQQAIALLIN comes from the exons ATGTTCCTGCTGGTAGCTCGTCCGTCTGCTGCGCTTCTGCCTGCAGGATGGCCCGTTTTCTACCTCTGGATGGTGGTGCACGTTACTCCTGTACCAAAAAAGTATGGCACTCTCTGCCCCTGTCTCTCCCTGATGAGATCTCTCCCCTTGATGGACTGTTCATGTTCTTCTGATAAG GAGCCTGACAGTCTGCTGATTGACAATGTTAAGCAGGCAGTTTTGCATGGTTTACAGGATGCCCTTGGGAAGTCAAAGAAT GATGACATTTCGGGATTGAAGCTCTCAGTTATCCGAGAGGGCGTGGCTGCAGCCCTGAAGGAATCTTTGTCCCAGTACAACATCTGTTTCGATTGTGATGATACT GATCCTCACATCAGGATAATGATACAAGAGGCAGTCGAAGAGGGGCTGAAAGCT TATGGATACCAGATTCCCAAGAAAGATTCTAAAAGTGGGGAATCACCTTCTTTGATGTCTGGCCATGCCCATTCCACT GGTGCTGAGTTCTCTGCCCATGGTGCTGCCAGTTGGGATCCTGGATTTGGGTTGCCTGGTTCCTCCCAGCCCAAT GACCCTTCTGATGAAGAATTCGATCCCCGCCTCCTAGCCTTGATGCGCTACGTGGGTCACTGTGTGACCAAGTCTGTTGGCATAGGCTTTGAAGATGCGTTGAAGAGGAAGCTGCAACCTGATTCTGGGGAACCCACCCTTAAT CAGGATGAGGAAGCTGATGATGAACCTGATGAGGATTGGACCTTCAGTGATGCCAGGTTTGCAAGGCAGAATCGCAGATTCAGAAAGTCTGAAGAGAAGAAGGAACAGAAAAGGAGAGAGCAAGATGCTAAGTACACAAAACTGATGAAAGAGAAGGCTGCAAGAGCTGAGGAGGCGAGAAAGGAGGACCGGCTGGAGTTTATCAAAGAAGGCGTCTTGGGGTTACAGAAGTCTCTAGGCAAAGTTGGTGAGAGTGTCGATGCTGGCTTTAACAAAAGCCAGCAGGCCATTGCACTGCTTATCAACTAG
- the LOC109787176 gene encoding uncharacterized protein: protein MAAVRCAARRLGGSLFQRAQAEEGRRLVPSRLMRSRHLSNSTEQASKIKQKEEELYDAISKAEQKKKELFDAIYNAGKISTTTGQHLSVQATQGADDPLRWMRYAMRARGVFELAAKMTLTFMAFAFAFGSKANKVVEAKEDQ from the exons ATGGCGGCGGTTCGATGCGCGGCGAGGAGGCTCGGCGGCTCCCTGTTCCAGCGAGCGCAGGCGGAGGAGGGACGCCGGCTCGTGCCAAGCAGGCTCATGCGCTCCCGCCACCTCTCCAACTCCACCGAG CAAGCTTCAAAGATCAAGCAGAAGGAGGAGGAGCTGTATGATGCGATATCCAAAGCAgagcagaagaagaaggagcTGTTTGATGCGATTTATAACGCGGGGAAGATTTCCACCACTACTGGCCAGCATCTTTCTGTACAAGCCACTCAAGGAGCAGATGACCCTCT GCGCTGGATGCGGTACGCAATGAGAGCTCGGGGTGTGTTCGAGTTAGCTGCCAAGATGACATTAACATTTATGGCCTTTGCTTTTGCGTTTGGTTCCAAAGCCAACAAGGTGGTAGAAGCCAAGGAAGACCAGTGA
- the LOC109777540 gene encoding uncharacterized protein isoform X2: MFLLVARPSAALLPAGWPVFYLWMVVHVTPVPKKYGTLCPCLSLMRSLPLMDCSCSSDKEPDSLLIDNVKQAVLHGLQDALGKSKNDDISGLKLSVIREGVAAALKESLSQYNICFDCDDTDPHIRIMIQEAVEEGLKAYGYQIPKKDSKSGESPSLMSGHAHSTGAEFSAHGAASWDPGFGLPGSSQPNDPSDEEFDPRLLALMRYVGHCVTKSVGIGFEDALKRKLQPDSGEPTLNDEEADDEPDEDWTFSDARFARQNRRFRKSEEKKEQKRREQDAKYTKLMKEKAARAEEARKEDRLEFIKEGVLGLQKSLGKVGESVDAGFNKSQQAIALLIN; this comes from the exons ATGTTCCTGCTGGTAGCTCGTCCGTCTGCTGCGCTTCTGCCTGCAGGATGGCCCGTTTTCTACCTCTGGATGGTGGTGCACGTTACTCCTGTACCAAAAAAGTATGGCACTCTCTGCCCCTGTCTCTCCCTGATGAGATCTCTCCCCTTGATGGACTGTTCATGTTCTTCTGATAAG GAGCCTGACAGTCTGCTGATTGACAATGTTAAGCAGGCAGTTTTGCATGGTTTACAGGATGCCCTTGGGAAGTCAAAGAAT GATGACATTTCGGGATTGAAGCTCTCAGTTATCCGAGAGGGCGTGGCTGCAGCCCTGAAGGAATCTTTGTCCCAGTACAACATCTGTTTCGATTGTGATGATACT GATCCTCACATCAGGATAATGATACAAGAGGCAGTCGAAGAGGGGCTGAAAGCT TATGGATACCAGATTCCCAAGAAAGATTCTAAAAGTGGGGAATCACCTTCTTTGATGTCTGGCCATGCCCATTCCACT GGTGCTGAGTTCTCTGCCCATGGTGCTGCCAGTTGGGATCCTGGATTTGGGTTGCCTGGTTCCTCCCAGCCCAAT GACCCTTCTGATGAAGAATTCGATCCCCGCCTCCTAGCCTTGATGCGCTACGTGGGTCACTGTGTGACCAAGTCTGTTGGCATAGGCTTTGAAGATGCGTTGAAGAGGAAGCTGCAACCTGATTCTGGGGAACCCACCCTTAAT GATGAGGAAGCTGATGATGAACCTGATGAGGATTGGACCTTCAGTGATGCCAGGTTTGCAAGGCAGAATCGCAGATTCAGAAAGTCTGAAGAGAAGAAGGAACAGAAAAGGAGAGAGCAAGATGCTAAGTACACAAAACTGATGAAAGAGAAGGCTGCAAGAGCTGAGGAGGCGAGAAAGGAGGACCGGCTGGAGTTTATCAAAGAAGGCGTCTTGGGGTTACAGAAGTCTCTAGGCAAAGTTGGTGAGAGTGTCGATGCTGGCTTTAACAAAAGCCAGCAGGCCATTGCACTGCTTATCAACTAG
- the LOC109777540 gene encoding uncharacterized protein isoform X5, producing the protein MVDVPAGSSSVCCASACRMARFLPLDGGARYSCTKKEPDSLLIDNVKQAVLHGLQDALGKSKNDDISGLKLSVIREGVAAALKESLSQYNICFDCDDTDPHIRIMIQEAVEEGLKAYGYQIPKKDSKSGESPSLMSGHAHSTGAEFSAHGAASWDPGFGLPGSSQPNDPSDEEFDPRLLALMRYVGHCVTKSVGIGFEDALKRKLQPDSGEPTLNQDEEADDEPDEDWTFSDARFARQNRRFRKSEEKKEQKRREQDAKYTKLMKEKAARAEEARKEDRLEFIKEGVLGLQKSLGKVGESVDAGFNKSQQAIALLIN; encoded by the exons ATGGTGGATGTTCCTGCTGGTAGCTCGTCCGTCTGCTGCGCTTCTGCCTGCAGGATGGCCCGTTTTCTACCTCTGGATGGTGGTGCACGTTACTCCTGTACCAAAAAA GAGCCTGACAGTCTGCTGATTGACAATGTTAAGCAGGCAGTTTTGCATGGTTTACAGGATGCCCTTGGGAAGTCAAAGAAT GATGACATTTCGGGATTGAAGCTCTCAGTTATCCGAGAGGGCGTGGCTGCAGCCCTGAAGGAATCTTTGTCCCAGTACAACATCTGTTTCGATTGTGATGATACT GATCCTCACATCAGGATAATGATACAAGAGGCAGTCGAAGAGGGGCTGAAAGCT TATGGATACCAGATTCCCAAGAAAGATTCTAAAAGTGGGGAATCACCTTCTTTGATGTCTGGCCATGCCCATTCCACT GGTGCTGAGTTCTCTGCCCATGGTGCTGCCAGTTGGGATCCTGGATTTGGGTTGCCTGGTTCCTCCCAGCCCAAT GACCCTTCTGATGAAGAATTCGATCCCCGCCTCCTAGCCTTGATGCGCTACGTGGGTCACTGTGTGACCAAGTCTGTTGGCATAGGCTTTGAAGATGCGTTGAAGAGGAAGCTGCAACCTGATTCTGGGGAACCCACCCTTAAT CAGGATGAGGAAGCTGATGATGAACCTGATGAGGATTGGACCTTCAGTGATGCCAGGTTTGCAAGGCAGAATCGCAGATTCAGAAAGTCTGAAGAGAAGAAGGAACAGAAAAGGAGAGAGCAAGATGCTAAGTACACAAAACTGATGAAAGAGAAGGCTGCAAGAGCTGAGGAGGCGAGAAAGGAGGACCGGCTGGAGTTTATCAAAGAAGGCGTCTTGGGGTTACAGAAGTCTCTAGGCAAAGTTGGTGAGAGTGTCGATGCTGGCTTTAACAAAAGCCAGCAGGCCATTGCACTGCTTATCAACTAG
- the LOC109777540 gene encoding uncharacterized protein isoform X4 encodes MAARTALVSALKGFRAVRQVTRMVDVPAGSSSVCCASACRMARFLPLDGGARYSCTKKEPDSLLIDNVKQAVLHGLQDALGKSKNDDISGLKLSVIREGVAAALKESLSQYNICFDCDDTDPHIRIMIQEAVEEGLKAYGYQIPKKDSKSGESPSLMSGHAHSTGAEFSAHGAASWDPGFGLPGSSQPNDPSDEEFDPRLLALMRYVGHCVTKSVGIGFEDALKRKLQPDSGEPTLNDEEADDEPDEDWTFSDARFARQNRRFRKSEEKKEQKRREQDAKYTKLMKEKAARAEEARKEDRLEFIKEGVLGLQKSLGKVGESVDAGFNKSQQAIALLIN; translated from the exons ATGGCGGCCAGGACCGCCCTTGTATCTGCCTTGAAGGGGTTTCGAGCCGTTCGTCAGGTTACCAG GATGGTGGATGTTCCTGCTGGTAGCTCGTCCGTCTGCTGCGCTTCTGCCTGCAGGATGGCCCGTTTTCTACCTCTGGATGGTGGTGCACGTTACTCCTGTACCAAAAAA GAGCCTGACAGTCTGCTGATTGACAATGTTAAGCAGGCAGTTTTGCATGGTTTACAGGATGCCCTTGGGAAGTCAAAGAAT GATGACATTTCGGGATTGAAGCTCTCAGTTATCCGAGAGGGCGTGGCTGCAGCCCTGAAGGAATCTTTGTCCCAGTACAACATCTGTTTCGATTGTGATGATACT GATCCTCACATCAGGATAATGATACAAGAGGCAGTCGAAGAGGGGCTGAAAGCT TATGGATACCAGATTCCCAAGAAAGATTCTAAAAGTGGGGAATCACCTTCTTTGATGTCTGGCCATGCCCATTCCACT GGTGCTGAGTTCTCTGCCCATGGTGCTGCCAGTTGGGATCCTGGATTTGGGTTGCCTGGTTCCTCCCAGCCCAAT GACCCTTCTGATGAAGAATTCGATCCCCGCCTCCTAGCCTTGATGCGCTACGTGGGTCACTGTGTGACCAAGTCTGTTGGCATAGGCTTTGAAGATGCGTTGAAGAGGAAGCTGCAACCTGATTCTGGGGAACCCACCCTTAAT GATGAGGAAGCTGATGATGAACCTGATGAGGATTGGACCTTCAGTGATGCCAGGTTTGCAAGGCAGAATCGCAGATTCAGAAAGTCTGAAGAGAAGAAGGAACAGAAAAGGAGAGAGCAAGATGCTAAGTACACAAAACTGATGAAAGAGAAGGCTGCAAGAGCTGAGGAGGCGAGAAAGGAGGACCGGCTGGAGTTTATCAAAGAAGGCGTCTTGGGGTTACAGAAGTCTCTAGGCAAAGTTGGTGAGAGTGTCGATGCTGGCTTTAACAAAAGCCAGCAGGCCATTGCACTGCTTATCAACTAG
- the LOC109777540 gene encoding uncharacterized protein isoform X3, producing MAARTALVSALKGFRAVRQVTRMVDVPAGSSSVCCASACRMARFLPLDGGARYSCTKKEPDSLLIDNVKQAVLHGLQDALGKSKNDDISGLKLSVIREGVAAALKESLSQYNICFDCDDTDPHIRIMIQEAVEEGLKAYGYQIPKKDSKSGESPSLMSGHAHSTGAEFSAHGAASWDPGFGLPGSSQPNDPSDEEFDPRLLALMRYVGHCVTKSVGIGFEDALKRKLQPDSGEPTLNQDEEADDEPDEDWTFSDARFARQNRRFRKSEEKKEQKRREQDAKYTKLMKEKAARAEEARKEDRLEFIKEGVLGLQKSLGKVGESVDAGFNKSQQAIALLIN from the exons ATGGCGGCCAGGACCGCCCTTGTATCTGCCTTGAAGGGGTTTCGAGCCGTTCGTCAGGTTACCAG GATGGTGGATGTTCCTGCTGGTAGCTCGTCCGTCTGCTGCGCTTCTGCCTGCAGGATGGCCCGTTTTCTACCTCTGGATGGTGGTGCACGTTACTCCTGTACCAAAAAA GAGCCTGACAGTCTGCTGATTGACAATGTTAAGCAGGCAGTTTTGCATGGTTTACAGGATGCCCTTGGGAAGTCAAAGAAT GATGACATTTCGGGATTGAAGCTCTCAGTTATCCGAGAGGGCGTGGCTGCAGCCCTGAAGGAATCTTTGTCCCAGTACAACATCTGTTTCGATTGTGATGATACT GATCCTCACATCAGGATAATGATACAAGAGGCAGTCGAAGAGGGGCTGAAAGCT TATGGATACCAGATTCCCAAGAAAGATTCTAAAAGTGGGGAATCACCTTCTTTGATGTCTGGCCATGCCCATTCCACT GGTGCTGAGTTCTCTGCCCATGGTGCTGCCAGTTGGGATCCTGGATTTGGGTTGCCTGGTTCCTCCCAGCCCAAT GACCCTTCTGATGAAGAATTCGATCCCCGCCTCCTAGCCTTGATGCGCTACGTGGGTCACTGTGTGACCAAGTCTGTTGGCATAGGCTTTGAAGATGCGTTGAAGAGGAAGCTGCAACCTGATTCTGGGGAACCCACCCTTAAT CAGGATGAGGAAGCTGATGATGAACCTGATGAGGATTGGACCTTCAGTGATGCCAGGTTTGCAAGGCAGAATCGCAGATTCAGAAAGTCTGAAGAGAAGAAGGAACAGAAAAGGAGAGAGCAAGATGCTAAGTACACAAAACTGATGAAAGAGAAGGCTGCAAGAGCTGAGGAGGCGAGAAAGGAGGACCGGCTGGAGTTTATCAAAGAAGGCGTCTTGGGGTTACAGAAGTCTCTAGGCAAAGTTGGTGAGAGTGTCGATGCTGGCTTTAACAAAAGCCAGCAGGCCATTGCACTGCTTATCAACTAG